In Desulfovibrio sp. 86, the following proteins share a genomic window:
- a CDS encoding SLC13 family permease, whose translation MLEPFPGLTPDGMAVLGIVVWASIMWVSEAMPAGITGISIPTMLLITRALPWTNGKPPMAVIFAGFTNHVIWLCLFAFMVAAVMQLIGLDRRIALGILARFKASSVGRVIWGMFFVNIILGFLVPAANARAATLLPVVQGICNLLGDTPEDRAAKKAIVIQSLVYGSMICGMFIMTAHLPNMILVGIFEKNGYQDLNFLNWMLLQFPYLGMFALTSFWIKYHFKTAKVSIAGGAATLEKSYRDLGPMTAPEKVLLGIFLLVGFMFVTGKGSFICELHRQPLGVIGLLGMLLLFAPGIMPCSWRAVQQKTIWGTFLLLGGAMTMTTAMTQAGVAQWLADHIHAMVVGLNWWQTLLVMMAGTHVIRLGMLSNVAAVAMLAPVVFAMAPKLGLHPVAFTMLVCDTDTFAYLLPTQITAAVIAHSTETFSTADYAKAGWVAVLIAIAYGVCVMAPWYALLGLPVWNPSAPWPF comes from the coding sequence GTGCTTGAACCGTTTCCTGGCCTCACGCCTGACGGGATGGCCGTTCTCGGCATTGTCGTCTGGGCCAGCATCATGTGGGTCAGCGAGGCCATGCCCGCAGGCATAACCGGCATTTCCATTCCCACCATGCTGCTGATTACCAGGGCACTGCCCTGGACCAACGGCAAACCGCCCATGGCCGTCATTTTTGCCGGCTTTACAAACCACGTCATCTGGCTGTGCCTGTTCGCCTTTATGGTCGCCGCCGTCATGCAGCTTATAGGGCTGGACCGACGCATTGCGCTGGGCATTCTGGCGCGCTTCAAGGCGTCATCCGTTGGCCGGGTCATCTGGGGCATGTTTTTCGTCAACATCATTCTTGGCTTTCTTGTTCCTGCGGCCAATGCTCGTGCCGCCACCCTGTTGCCCGTGGTGCAGGGTATATGCAACCTGCTGGGCGATACCCCTGAAGACCGGGCTGCCAAAAAGGCCATTGTGATCCAGTCGCTGGTCTACGGATCGATGATCTGCGGTATGTTCATAATGACGGCCCACCTGCCGAACATGATTCTGGTGGGCATTTTTGAAAAAAATGGCTACCAGGACCTGAACTTTCTGAACTGGATGCTGCTTCAGTTTCCCTACCTTGGCATGTTCGCGCTCACCAGTTTCTGGATCAAGTACCATTTCAAGACCGCAAAGGTGTCCATTGCGGGCGGCGCAGCCACGCTCGAAAAAAGCTATCGTGACCTCGGCCCCATGACCGCTCCCGAAAAGGTGCTTCTTGGCATCTTTCTTCTGGTGGGCTTCATGTTTGTTACGGGCAAGGGCAGCTTTATCTGCGAACTGCACAGGCAGCCGCTGGGCGTTATAGGCCTGTTGGGCATGCTGCTGCTCTTTGCTCCCGGCATCATGCCCTGTTCGTGGCGTGCCGTGCAGCAAAAAACCATCTGGGGCACATTTCTTCTGCTGGGCGGCGCAATGACCATGACCACAGCCATGACTCAGGCGGGTGTGGCACAATGGCTGGCCGATCATATCCATGCCATGGTTGTTGGCCTGAACTGGTGGCAGACCCTGCTGGTGATGATGGCCGGAACACACGTCATTCGGTTAGGCATGTTGTCCAACGTGGCGGCAGTGGCCATGCTGGCCCCGGTGGTTTTTGCCATGGCGCCCAAACTGGGGCTGCACCCCGTGGCCTTCACCATGTTGGTTTGCGATACCGACACCTTCGCATACCTGTTGCCCACCCAGATCACCGCAGCCGTCATTGCTCACAGCACCGAAACATTCTCTACCGCTGACTACGCCAAGGCCGGTTGGGTCGCCGTGCTCATCGCCATTGCTTACGGCGTTTGCGTCATGGCCCCCTGGTATGCGCTTCTGGGGCTTCCGGTGTGGAATCCCTCCGCGCCCTGGCCCTTCTAG
- a CDS encoding methyltransferase, producing MGTAPFDHLSQEMTGFMRSSVLGALAELDLGTVILSNGNSLGAAELARLCACDERGVEALLDALAALGYFAKAGTGAAARYSVAEEYKSFLDSRHPSTFIPMMRHMAGLQRSWARLAWAVRDGKPQDKIPSILGVEQDRVSFIMAMNSIAVRLVDKAVASLFSAGVLSFTSKGLRILDIGGASGTYTEAFLKNLPESTATIIDLPVAIAQAKNRFTGTSLESRVSLIECDFSKDALPSGFDFAWISAIIHQMNREKSRMLYAKALDALKPGGIVGVRDYVMRQDRTSPIDGALFGINMLVNTRDGMVYTYEEIREDLELAGFTQVVHAVDVPSMSAVVTAKKPG from the coding sequence ATGGGCACAGCGCCTTTTGACCATCTCAGCCAAGAAATGACAGGCTTCATGCGCTCCAGCGTTCTTGGGGCCCTGGCCGAACTTGATCTTGGCACAGTCATCCTCAGCAACGGCAACAGCCTTGGCGCTGCCGAGCTTGCCCGGCTGTGCGCGTGCGATGAACGGGGCGTCGAGGCCCTGCTGGACGCGCTTGCAGCCCTGGGCTATTTCGCCAAAGCAGGAACAGGGGCCGCAGCCCGGTATTCCGTGGCAGAAGAATACAAAAGCTTTCTGGATAGCCGCCACCCATCAACATTTATTCCAATGATGCGGCACATGGCCGGTCTGCAGCGCTCGTGGGCGCGCCTTGCGTGGGCCGTGCGCGACGGTAAACCGCAGGATAAAATCCCCAGTATTCTCGGCGTGGAACAGGACAGGGTATCGTTCATCATGGCCATGAATTCCATCGCCGTCAGGCTGGTGGACAAGGCCGTAGCATCGCTGTTCAGTGCCGGGGTTCTGTCCTTTACAAGCAAGGGCCTGCGGATTCTGGACATCGGCGGCGCATCGGGCACCTATACTGAAGCCTTTCTCAAAAACTTGCCGGAAAGCACCGCCACCATCATCGACCTGCCTGTGGCCATTGCGCAGGCCAAAAACCGTTTTACGGGCACAAGCCTTGAGTCGCGCGTCAGTCTGATCGAATGCGACTTTTCAAAGGACGCCCTGCCCTCAGGTTTCGATTTTGCCTGGATAAGCGCCATAATCCACCAGATGAACCGCGAAAAAAGCCGCATGCTCTACGCCAAGGCCCTGGACGCGCTGAAACCTGGCGGCATTGTGGGCGTTCGGGACTACGTCATGCGCCAGGACCGCACCTCCCCGATTGACGGCGCCCTTTTTGGCATAAACATGCTTGTGAATACCCGGGACGGCATGGTCTACACCTATGAAGAAATCAGGGAAGACCTCGAACTGGCAGGCTTCACCCAGGTTGTCCACGCCGTTGACGTGCCCAGCATGTCCGCCGTGGTCACCGCGAAAAAACCTGGTTAG